CCGCTGCGTGCCCGCGGATTCCAGTAGGCGTTGAGACCGTCGCCCAGCAGATTGATGCCTAAGACGGTCAGGGCGATAGCCAGACCTGGAAAGACCGACATCCACGGGGCGCGGCGCATAAACGCCTGAGCGTTGTTGAGCATGTAGCCCCAGCTGATCACATTCGGATCGCCCAAGCCGATAAAGCTCAAACCTGCCTCGATCAAGATGGCGCTGCCCATGAGGAGGGAGACATAGGCGATGACGGGCGCCATGACGTTGGGCAGCACGTGCTTAAGGAGGTTGGACCATTCCGACCGGCCGACGGCGCGGGCGGCCATGACGTAATCGAGCGCTCGGGTGCTCAAGACCCCGGCTCGAGTCAGCCTGGCGGTAAACTCCCAACTCGTCAGCGCCAGCACCAAGATGAGGTTTCTCAGGCTGGCCCCGAAGAGCGCCACCACCACGAGCGCCAGAAAGAAACGGGGCATCACCAGCACCAGCTCCGTGAAGCGCATGAGCATGTCATCTATCCAGCCGCCGAAAAACCCGGCCAGCCCGCCCACGAGCACCCCGATGAGGAGCGAGGCACCGGCCACGGTGAAGCCGACCAAGAGCGAGGTCCGCGCCCCGTGGACCACGCCGCTGAAGATGTCCCGCCCCAGGTCGTCGGTGCCCAGCCAGAACTCGCTCGAGGGCGGCTGGAGGGGCGCGCCGACCGATCTGAAAGGGTTGGCGGGGGCGAGTTGATTCGCCAGCAGCGCCGCCAGCAGAAAGGAGAGCGTCAGGCCAAGGCCCAGCAGCGCCGCCGGATTCCGGGCGAATCTGCGCCAGGAGCGACCGCGGGGCGCTCGAGCGGCGCGTGGGCCGGCTTGCTCGCTACTCATAGCGAATCCGGGGGTCGAGCACGGCGTAGAGGATATCCACTATCAAGGTGGACACGATGACCGCGACCGACAAGAGCAAAAACATCGCGGTGATGATGGCGAGATCGCGGTTCAGCATGGCGCTCAGCAGCAGCCTGCCCAGCCCCGGCCAGGCGAAGACCGTTTCGGTCAGCACCGCGCCGGTAAGCATGAAGCCGACCTGACCGCCGATGATGGTGACGACCGGCAAGAGGGCGTTGGGCAGCGCGTGCCTGACCAGCACCTGGCGCCTGGACAGCCCCTTCGAGAGCCCGGTCTGGATAAAGTCGTGGCCGAGAACCTCCACCAAGCTCGCGCGCGTCACCCGGGCGATGGGCGCCAGGTACTGCACGGTGAGGGCGGCGACCGGCAGCGCCATGTGGTGCGCTACGTCCAGCGCGTAGCGGAGCCCTT
This genomic window from Deinococcota bacterium contains:
- a CDS encoding ABC transporter permease, producing MSSEQAGPRAARAPRGRSWRRFARNPAALLGLGLTLSFLLAALLANQLAPANPFRSVGAPLQPPSSEFWLGTDDLGRDIFSGVVHGARTSLLVGFTVAGASLLIGVLVGGLAGFFGGWIDDMLMRFTELVLVMPRFFLALVVVALFGASLRNLILVLALTSWEFTARLTRAGVLSTRALDYVMAARAVGRSEWSNLLKHVLPNVMAPVIAYVSLLMGSAILIEAGLSFIGLGDPNVISWGYMLNNAQAFMRRAPWMSVFPGLAIALTVLGINLLGDGLNAYWNPRARSGLGRGRL